A single region of the Chryseobacterium culicis genome encodes:
- a CDS encoding alpha/beta hydrolase family protein, whose product MKKIFYVLLLLIGVHVAQAQEVPVLDRGLFFGNPEIAGGQLSPDGKWISFMKEYGGIMNIWVKKIDEPFEKARPLTDSKRPMSGYFWTEDGKYILYVKDSNGDENMNIFAVDPMAKAKNGVPESRNLTPLKEVTANIYLASRKDPDLLMIGLNNRDKAWHDLYSLKISTGELKKIYENTDRITSYNFDWDEKLRVLSKTDDKGTTQFFYKEGDKLTPIYETLVTENAYISNWNEDNSKFYLVTNKGDLDKSTLFLMDPKTKQITKVESDPKDKVDFGGLFLDRNTRKMIYTSYTGDKTEYYWKDKTWEENYKFLQSKFPGREVNFSSSTNDYSKSLVAVGGAQYASEAYFFDAKTKQLIFQYTPRTELKKVEKYLAAMTPISYKSSDGLEIPAYLTLPVGSSGKNVPVVVLVHGGPKGPRDYWGYNSTVQFLANRGYAVLQPNFRASGGYGKKFQNGGDLQWGKLMQDDITWGVKYLIDQGIADKSKVVIMGGSYGGYATLAGLAFTPDVYAAGVDIVGPSNLFTLLNSVPAYWEAARAFLYGMVGDPKTEDGKKRMHDASPLFSVDKINKPLLIVQGANDPRVKQAEADQIVIALRDKGKKVNYILADDEGHGFRKPVNSMAMYAETEKFLAEVIGGRYQKEMPENVAKRLKEMTVDISKVTYTPAKTEKATGASK is encoded by the coding sequence ATGAAAAAAATCTTTTATGTATTGCTCTTACTGATAGGAGTTCATGTGGCACAAGCACAGGAGGTTCCGGTACTGGACAGGGGTTTATTTTTTGGTAACCCTGAAATTGCCGGAGGACAGTTGAGCCCGGATGGAAAATGGATTTCATTTATGAAAGAATATGGCGGTATCATGAATATATGGGTAAAAAAAATTGATGAGCCCTTTGAAAAAGCCCGTCCATTAACAGACAGTAAACGCCCAATGAGTGGCTACTTCTGGACAGAAGACGGAAAATACATTCTGTATGTAAAAGATAGTAATGGTGATGAAAACATGAATATTTTTGCAGTAGATCCTATGGCTAAAGCAAAGAATGGAGTTCCGGAATCAAGGAATTTAACTCCACTTAAGGAAGTAACTGCAAATATTTATCTGGCAAGCAGAAAAGATCCTGACTTGCTGATGATTGGACTGAATAATCGTGATAAAGCATGGCATGATTTATATTCATTGAAAATTTCTACAGGAGAACTGAAAAAGATCTACGAGAATACAGACCGTATCACAAGCTATAATTTTGACTGGGATGAAAAACTGAGAGTACTGTCGAAAACTGATGATAAAGGAACCACACAGTTCTTTTACAAAGAAGGAGATAAACTGACTCCTATTTACGAAACACTGGTAACGGAAAATGCTTATATCTCTAACTGGAATGAAGATAATTCTAAGTTTTATCTGGTGACCAATAAAGGAGATCTTGACAAGTCTACCTTATTCCTGATGGATCCCAAAACCAAACAAATCACCAAAGTAGAAAGCGACCCTAAAGATAAAGTAGATTTCGGAGGGCTTTTTCTGGACAGAAATACCAGAAAGATGATCTACACCTCTTACACCGGAGATAAAACAGAATATTACTGGAAAGATAAAACATGGGAGGAAAATTATAAATTTCTGCAAAGTAAGTTTCCTGGAAGAGAAGTTAATTTTTCAAGCTCTACCAATGATTATTCTAAATCCTTAGTTGCTGTTGGAGGTGCTCAATATGCTTCTGAAGCCTATTTCTTTGATGCAAAGACAAAACAGCTGATTTTCCAGTATACACCAAGAACAGAATTGAAAAAAGTTGAAAAATACCTGGCTGCAATGACTCCTATCAGCTATAAAAGCAGTGATGGTCTTGAAATTCCGGCTTATCTGACTTTACCTGTAGGTTCATCCGGCAAAAATGTTCCTGTAGTCGTATTGGTTCATGGAGGCCCGAAAGGACCAAGGGATTACTGGGGATATAACTCAACAGTACAGTTTCTGGCCAACAGAGGATATGCAGTATTACAGCCCAACTTCAGAGCAAGCGGCGGATATGGTAAAAAGTTCCAGAATGGCGGAGATCTTCAGTGGGGAAAACTGATGCAGGATGATATCACCTGGGGTGTTAAATACCTTATCGATCAGGGAATTGCAGACAAAAGCAAAGTAGTGATCATGGGAGGAAGCTACGGTGGATATGCAACACTGGCCGGTTTAGCATTCACTCCGGATGTATATGCTGCAGGAGTAGATATTGTAGGACCAAGTAACCTATTTACGTTACTGAATTCTGTTCCTGCTTATTGGGAGGCCGCACGTGCTTTCCTGTATGGTATGGTAGGTGATCCTAAGACAGAGGATGGTAAAAAACGTATGCATGATGCCAGTCCATTGTTCAGTGTAGATAAAATCAATAAACCCTTACTGATTGTTCAGGGAGCCAATGATCCGAGAGTAAAGCAGGCAGAAGCAGATCAGATTGTCATTGCTCTTCGCGATAAAGGTAAAAAGGTGAATTATATTTTGGCAGATGATGAAGGCCACGGATTCCGTAAACCTGTAAACAGCATGGCGATGTATGCTGAAACAGAGAAATTCCTTGCTGAAGTAATTGGAGGAAGATATCAGAAAGAGATGCCTGAAAATGTGGCAAAACGTCTGAAGGAAATGACGGTTGATATTTCAAAAGTAACATATACTCCGGCAAAAACTGAAAAAGCTACAGGAGCTTCTAAATAA
- a CDS encoding TonB-dependent receptor plug domain-containing protein — MKKLVLPLSLMVPFLIFSQQRKKDTATTKVTDIEEVVFQKKATGRTNDLTNVRISAKEAKSVASINGGIEGLLKTLPSVNSNTELSSQYMVRGGNYDENLIYINDIEIYRPFLIRNSQQEGMSIINPDMVSAVNFSAGGFEAKYGDKMSSALNIYYREPEKFELSGEASLIGGRLTTGLASKNKKFTALFSGRYRNTNLVLNTLKEDTDFNPTYWDFQSYLNYHVSDKFTMSFIGYYSKNDYEMIPRAKSVTFGSLQQPITVNIGYGGKENDQYKNMMGTFSMNYKPTDKWKLTLDAFAYQNREREYYTIQSQYELQTFDPVTQQPVTSFDVGGQIEHARNDLFVRTYGTQFRAKFSPNVNTDFEFGFKYEKENLKDLTNEWKLVDAAGYSIPRPEIIDPRTGTTGDLKLAYYIAGQNNIEPTRLSAYAQYSQKFYWGASKVFVNAGVRVANWSFNKETIFSPRAQFAIKPDWDSDMLFKISGGIYYQSPFYKEIKDLDGNFNSNIKSQRSIQVILANDYEFQMYDRPFKLTTELYYKKMDNLIPYYMDNVRIRYSGQNNSKGYAYGIDTRLFGEFVPGVDSWLSASYARVYENIDGRGDIPRPTDQRLRFAMFYQDYMPSFPSMRVNLTLVYAMGLPTGAPVMFNSNGQPDFGSAYNYQQTLPAYKRVDLGLTKVFIDPKEKNKRSGFWGNFEELTLGVQVFNAFNINNTVANQWITDYNTNYMYPVPVRLTGRFFNVKLEFKL, encoded by the coding sequence TTGAAAAAACTAGTTTTACCGCTAAGCCTTATGGTCCCTTTTCTGATTTTCTCCCAACAAAGAAAAAAGGATACAGCGACCACTAAAGTAACCGATATAGAGGAAGTTGTCTTCCAGAAAAAAGCAACAGGAAGAACCAATGACCTTACCAACGTAAGAATTTCAGCGAAAGAAGCGAAATCAGTAGCTTCTATTAATGGAGGAATTGAAGGATTGCTTAAAACACTACCTTCCGTAAACTCCAATACCGAGCTGTCTTCACAATATATGGTTCGTGGTGGAAACTATGACGAAAACCTTATCTACATTAATGATATTGAGATCTACAGACCTTTCCTGATCAGAAATTCTCAACAGGAGGGAATGAGTATTATCAATCCGGATATGGTTTCTGCAGTGAATTTTTCTGCAGGTGGATTTGAAGCCAAGTATGGTGATAAAATGTCTTCTGCTTTAAATATTTATTACCGTGAACCTGAAAAATTTGAACTTTCGGGAGAGGCCAGTTTAATTGGAGGTAGATTGACAACAGGTCTGGCTTCTAAAAATAAAAAATTTACAGCCTTATTTTCCGGTAGATACAGAAATACCAATCTTGTTCTTAACACCTTAAAAGAAGATACAGATTTTAACCCAACGTATTGGGATTTCCAGTCTTATCTGAATTATCATGTGAGTGATAAATTCACGATGTCATTCATCGGATATTATTCCAAGAATGATTATGAGATGATTCCAAGAGCAAAAAGTGTTACGTTCGGAAGTCTTCAACAGCCTATTACCGTGAATATAGGCTATGGAGGTAAAGAAAATGACCAGTATAAAAATATGATGGGTACATTTTCCATGAACTATAAGCCGACAGATAAATGGAAGCTTACATTGGATGCCTTTGCCTATCAGAACAGAGAAAGAGAATATTATACAATACAGTCCCAGTATGAATTACAGACCTTTGATCCTGTGACACAGCAGCCTGTGACATCTTTTGACGTTGGAGGTCAGATTGAGCATGCAAGAAATGACTTATTTGTAAGAACATACGGAACACAGTTCAGAGCGAAATTTTCTCCTAATGTAAATACTGATTTTGAGTTTGGATTTAAATATGAAAAAGAGAATCTGAAAGATCTTACTAATGAATGGAAATTGGTAGATGCAGCAGGATACAGTATTCCAAGACCGGAAATAATTGATCCGAGAACCGGAACTACAGGGGATCTTAAGCTTGCTTACTATATTGCCGGACAAAATAATATTGAGCCTACAAGGCTTTCTGCCTATGCACAGTATTCTCAAAAGTTCTACTGGGGAGCCAGTAAAGTATTCGTGAATGCGGGAGTACGTGTAGCCAACTGGAGTTTTAATAAAGAAACAATATTCTCCCCAAGAGCTCAGTTCGCCATTAAACCGGATTGGGACAGCGATATGTTGTTCAAAATTTCAGGGGGAATCTATTATCAGTCTCCTTTCTATAAAGAGATCAAAGATTTAGACGGTAATTTTAACTCTAATATAAAATCGCAGCGTTCTATCCAGGTAATTCTTGCCAACGATTATGAGTTCCAGATGTATGACAGACCCTTTAAGCTGACTACAGAACTTTATTATAAGAAAATGGATAACCTGATTCCATATTATATGGATAATGTAAGGATTCGTTATTCAGGGCAGAATAATTCCAAAGGATATGCCTACGGTATTGATACAAGATTATTCGGAGAATTTGTACCAGGTGTAGATTCATGGTTATCTGCGAGTTATGCCAGAGTATATGAAAATATTGATGGACGAGGAGATATTCCGAGACCTACGGATCAGAGATTGAGATTTGCTATGTTCTATCAGGATTATATGCCAAGTTTTCCGTCTATGCGTGTGAATCTTACTTTAGTCTATGCTATGGGATTGCCTACAGGAGCACCTGTAATGTTTAATAGCAACGGACAGCCGGACTTTGGTTCTGCTTATAATTACCAGCAGACTCTTCCTGCCTATAAAAGAGTAGATTTAGGATTGACTAAAGTATTCATTGATCCGAAAGAAAAAAATAAAAGATCAGGTTTCTGGGGTAACTTTGAGGAGCTGACATTAGGTGTTCAGGTTTTCAACGCCTTTAACATCAATAATACGGTAGCCAATCAATGGATTACAGATTATAATACCAATTATATGTATCCTGTTCCCGTACGTCTTACAGGACGTTTCTTTAATGTGAAACTGGAATTCAAACTATAA
- a CDS encoding DUF1697 domain-containing protein has protein sequence MKYCAFLRGVNVKGTNMKMADVCQVFKDAGMKDVSSILASGNIVFSSDKSIGDLKVILEKAMSDYFSYEAFLFVKSQEETEVFWNSIPFEKNDELHIYGFVGIPGVEKVLMEEFQKAAQAENEKAEIINDIFYWQVPKGNTLDSTFGKVLGKKSLKDQFTSRNVNTFEKVLKKF, from the coding sequence ATGAAATACTGTGCTTTTCTCCGTGGTGTCAACGTAAAAGGAACGAATATGAAAATGGCTGATGTCTGCCAGGTTTTTAAAGATGCCGGAATGAAAGACGTGAGTTCAATACTGGCTTCCGGAAATATTGTATTTTCTTCAGATAAAAGTATTGGAGATTTAAAGGTCATTCTGGAAAAAGCAATGTCAGATTACTTTTCTTATGAAGCCTTTTTGTTTGTAAAATCTCAGGAAGAAACAGAAGTTTTCTGGAATAGTATTCCTTTCGAAAAAAATGATGAACTTCATATTTATGGTTTTGTTGGAATTCCAGGGGTGGAAAAAGTTCTGATGGAAGAATTTCAGAAAGCTGCACAGGCAGAAAATGAAAAGGCAGAGATTATCAATGATATATTTTACTGGCAGGTGCCGAAGGGCAATACCCTGGATTCTACCTTTGGAAAAGTACTGGGCAAAAAAAGTCTTAAAGATCAGTTTACCAGCAGGAATGTGAATACGTTTGAGAAGGTTCTGAAAAAGTTCTGA
- the kdsA gene encoding 3-deoxy-8-phosphooctulonate synthase, producing the protein MIQYLDNISHKDSKNFFLIAGPCIIEGEDMALRIAEKVINITDKYNIPYIFKGSFKKANRSRVDSFTTIGEEKSLEILKKVGETFNIPTTTDIHENEHAALAAQYVDVLQIPAFLVRQTDLLIAAAKTGKCVTLKKGQFLSPEAMKFAVQKVTDSDNQKVAIIERGNSFGYTDLIVDYRGIPTMREYAPVILDVTHSLQQPNQNSGVTGGRPDLIETVAKAGIAVGADGIFIETHPTPETALSDGANMLRLDLLEDLLQKLTRIRESIL; encoded by the coding sequence ATGATTCAGTATTTAGATAATATTTCGCACAAAGATTCAAAGAACTTTTTCCTTATTGCCGGACCTTGTATTATTGAGGGGGAAGATATGGCATTAAGAATTGCTGAAAAAGTAATCAATATCACAGATAAATATAACATCCCTTATATTTTCAAAGGAAGCTTCAAAAAGGCTAACAGAAGCCGTGTAGATTCTTTCACAACCATTGGTGAAGAGAAATCTCTTGAAATCCTTAAAAAAGTAGGAGAGACGTTCAACATTCCTACAACAACAGATATTCATGAAAATGAACATGCAGCGCTGGCAGCACAGTATGTAGATGTTCTGCAGATTCCTGCATTCCTTGTTCGTCAAACTGATTTATTAATCGCAGCAGCAAAAACAGGAAAATGTGTTACCCTGAAAAAAGGACAGTTCCTTTCACCGGAAGCCATGAAATTTGCTGTTCAGAAAGTGACTGATTCTGATAACCAGAAAGTAGCCATTATTGAAAGAGGAAATTCTTTCGGATATACAGACCTTATCGTGGATTACAGAGGAATTCCTACCATGAGAGAATATGCTCCTGTGATTTTAGATGTTACCCACTCTCTGCAGCAGCCTAATCAGAATTCAGGGGTTACAGGTGGAAGACCGGACCTTATTGAAACTGTTGCCAAAGCAGGAATTGCAGTAGGTGCAGACGGAATCTTCATTGAAACACATCCTACACCGGAAACGGCTTTATCTGATGGTGCCAACATGTTAAGATTAGATTTATTAGAAGATTTGTTACAAAAATTGACAAGAATTAGAGAATCAATTTTGTAA
- a CDS encoding HYC_CC_PP family protein has translation MKKILAILFSIFYFGFSSGAAFSIHYCMKELVSVSQKVDDICAKCGVKEKKGCCKTEIKLVKVDDSQKSDLLNIDFLSSVSEIPVKHQFTVVDKSFSATKFTQIQINGPPEYRPVPIYINHCNFRI, from the coding sequence ATGAAAAAGATTCTTGCCATATTGTTTTCTATTTTCTATTTCGGATTTTCTTCCGGAGCAGCTTTTAGCATTCATTATTGTATGAAAGAATTGGTTTCTGTAAGCCAGAAAGTAGATGATATCTGTGCAAAATGCGGTGTTAAAGAGAAAAAAGGATGCTGCAAAACAGAGATTAAACTAGTAAAAGTAGATGATTCCCAGAAATCTGATCTTCTGAACATTGATTTTTTAAGTTCAGTTTCAGAAATCCCGGTGAAACACCAGTTTACTGTGGTTGACAAGTCTTTTTCTGCTACCAAGTTTACTCAGATTCAGATCAATGGACCGCCTGAATATCGGCCTGTACCTATCTACATCAATCATTGTAATTTTAGAATTTAG
- a CDS encoding multicopper oxidase domain-containing protein, which translates to MKKIIMFLVLLFSVFTFAQTTKNLYTCPMHPEVVSSQPGDCPKCGMTLEKKTVALKSKAAVKPEAKSTAETKIKPSETKINKGKVEKIDNKNANSYACPMHPEVVSDKPGKCPKCGMELEEKEDHSHTDKPKAEGSVLKRNSENGRITFGGKTVRYDLYVKDTIVNFTGKNRRAIAINGKLQSPTLYFTEGDTAEIYLHNMLKENTGLHWHGVILPNEHDGVPYLTTKPVKPGETHLYKFTVSQNGTYWYHSHEALQEQIGMNGILVFKKREGEPKTEYNAEIPVLLGDWSDDDPMQIARRLHMANTDWYAVKKNAVQSYWEAIKSGNFGTKALNEWKRMEAMDVSDVYYDKFLINGVPSSGYSNLKAGDKVRLRVANGGSSTYFWLNYGGGKIKVVGNDGNDVVPVEVDRLIVGVSETYDIEVTIPENKSFEFRATSEDRIGHASLWLGSGEKMEAPNLPRLMLFEGMKMMNGMMEMSGNMKPMNMTMGNQMMDMNEVMYPELSENQRKTTAKHINEMMGIKTKEDKKEDHSQHSEMDMKEEKTIKRLSYNILKSPEKTILPTDSLREMKFTLEGNMNHYLWTLDNKTVTETDKILIKKGEVLRVKMYNNSMMRHPMHLHGHDFRLINAKGEYSPLKNVVDIMPMETVTIEFAANQDGDWFFHCHILYHMMAGMGRIFSYENSKPNPQLPNRKLAWKNFIQDNKMTSSMAMLDIASNKIHAETMTMFGPRWANLNEFHSNWNFDHFEGSAKVGRFLGKFQWALPYAGFRVQKNHEIMERQMAEDMGMDFLGKKTWFGQQKASKNRLAFMVGMQYVLPMLITADASVDQNGKVLLELSREDIPLSRRLRGNFSVNSDGEFSTGVRYIVQKWLSLSGNYDNEMGWGAGVTLTY; encoded by the coding sequence ATGAAAAAGATAATAATGTTTCTGGTACTTTTGTTCTCTGTATTTACTTTCGCTCAAACAACAAAAAACCTTTATACTTGTCCGATGCACCCAGAAGTGGTGTCCTCTCAACCTGGAGACTGCCCGAAATGCGGAATGACTCTAGAGAAGAAAACTGTTGCCCTAAAGTCAAAAGCAGCGGTGAAACCGGAAGCGAAATCTACAGCAGAAACAAAAATAAAACCCTCAGAAACAAAAATAAATAAGGGTAAAGTCGAAAAAATAGATAATAAAAATGCAAATAGTTATGCATGTCCAATGCATCCGGAAGTAGTTTCAGACAAGCCGGGAAAATGTCCTAAATGCGGGATGGAACTTGAGGAGAAAGAGGATCATTCACATACTGATAAACCGAAGGCAGAAGGTTCTGTTTTAAAAAGAAATTCTGAAAATGGAAGAATTACCTTCGGAGGAAAAACAGTTCGTTATGATCTGTATGTAAAAGATACCATTGTCAATTTCACCGGAAAAAACAGAAGGGCAATTGCAATCAACGGTAAACTCCAGTCTCCAACCTTATATTTTACGGAAGGAGATACCGCTGAGATTTATCTTCACAATATGCTTAAGGAAAATACAGGGCTTCACTGGCACGGTGTGATTCTTCCCAATGAACATGACGGAGTTCCCTACCTTACGACAAAACCTGTAAAACCCGGAGAAACCCATCTGTACAAATTCACAGTTTCTCAAAACGGAACCTATTGGTACCATTCTCACGAAGCCCTTCAGGAGCAGATAGGAATGAATGGTATTTTGGTGTTCAAAAAAAGAGAAGGTGAACCCAAAACGGAATACAATGCTGAAATTCCTGTATTGCTGGGAGATTGGAGCGATGATGATCCGATGCAGATTGCAAGAAGACTTCATATGGCCAATACTGACTGGTATGCGGTAAAGAAAAATGCAGTACAGAGTTATTGGGAAGCCATTAAATCCGGAAATTTTGGAACAAAAGCCCTGAATGAATGGAAGAGGATGGAAGCCATGGATGTGAGTGATGTCTATTATGATAAATTTTTGATTAACGGAGTTCCCAGCTCGGGTTATTCAAATTTAAAAGCTGGAGATAAAGTGAGACTCAGAGTAGCCAACGGAGGTTCATCTACTTATTTTTGGCTGAATTATGGAGGCGGAAAGATAAAAGTAGTAGGAAATGACGGTAATGATGTGGTACCCGTAGAGGTTGACCGTCTGATTGTAGGAGTTTCTGAAACGTATGACATAGAAGTCACCATTCCTGAAAATAAAAGTTTTGAATTCAGAGCTACTTCAGAGGACAGGATAGGGCATGCTTCCCTTTGGCTGGGTTCAGGCGAAAAGATGGAAGCTCCCAACCTTCCAAGGCTGATGCTATTTGAAGGAATGAAAATGATGAACGGCATGATGGAGATGAGCGGAAATATGAAACCGATGAATATGACGATGGGAAATCAGATGATGGATATGAATGAAGTAATGTACCCGGAATTATCTGAAAATCAAAGAAAAACTACAGCAAAACATATCAATGAGATGATGGGAATAAAAACCAAAGAAGATAAAAAAGAGGATCATTCTCAACATTCAGAAATGGATATGAAAGAAGAAAAAACAATCAAAAGATTGTCTTATAATATCTTAAAATCTCCGGAAAAAACGATTCTTCCTACAGACAGCCTCCGTGAAATGAAATTTACACTGGAAGGAAATATGAATCATTATCTGTGGACGCTGGACAATAAAACCGTAACGGAGACGGATAAGATTCTGATCAAAAAAGGAGAAGTTCTTAGAGTTAAAATGTATAACAATTCTATGATGCGCCACCCAATGCATCTTCACGGTCATGATTTCAGATTAATCAATGCAAAAGGAGAATATTCTCCACTGAAAAATGTAGTGGATATTATGCCGATGGAAACGGTGACCATTGAGTTTGCAGCCAATCAGGATGGTGACTGGTTCTTCCACTGTCATATCCTGTACCATATGATGGCAGGAATGGGAAGAATCTTCAGTTATGAAAATTCAAAACCTAATCCTCAGCTACCCAATAGAAAACTGGCCTGGAAAAACTTTATTCAGGATAATAAAATGACCAGTTCAATGGCAATGCTGGATATAGCAAGCAATAAGATTCATGCAGAAACCATGACAATGTTCGGACCCAGATGGGCAAACCTGAATGAGTTTCACTCCAACTGGAATTTTGATCATTTCGAGGGAAGTGCAAAAGTAGGACGCTTCTTAGGAAAATTCCAATGGGCACTTCCTTATGCAGGATTCAGGGTTCAAAAGAATCACGAGATCATGGAGAGACAGATGGCAGAAGATATGGGAATGGATTTCCTTGGCAAAAAGACCTGGTTCGGACAGCAGAAAGCCTCAAAAAACAGATTGGCATTTATGGTGGGTATGCAGTACGTATTGCCAATGTTGATTACCGCTGATGCAAGTGTTGATCAAAACGGGAAAGTATTGTTAGAGCTGAGTCGTGAAGATATACCGCTTTCCAGAAGACTGAGAGGAAACTTCAGCGTCAATTCAGATGGTGAATTCTCAACAGGGGTGAGATACATTGTTCAGAAATGGCTATCCCTTTCCGGAAATTATGATAATGAAATGGGCTGGGGTGCAGGTGTTACCTTAACTTATTAA
- a CDS encoding DUF3347 domain-containing protein, with translation MKKYIITAALSLFSVISLSAQSKKDAQVSKLYQNYIAIKSALASDDADKTSKAATEFIKTASTIDYKVVSEGNINVLRKDASAISDARNVAAQRETFLNLSDNMIALTKQFKLSDKPVYVQYCPMADGSWLSDEKQIVNPYYGKSMLSCGSVKSEIK, from the coding sequence ATGAAAAAATATATCATCACAGCAGCCTTATCTTTATTCTCAGTTATTTCACTATCAGCACAATCTAAAAAGGATGCTCAGGTTTCTAAACTGTACCAGAATTATATTGCGATCAAATCTGCTTTAGCTTCAGATGATGCCGACAAAACCTCAAAAGCTGCAACAGAATTCATTAAAACAGCTTCTACGATTGATTATAAAGTAGTTTCTGAAGGAAATATCAATGTTCTTAGAAAAGATGCTTCTGCTATTTCCGATGCAAGAAATGTTGCTGCACAAAGAGAAACTTTTTTAAATCTTTCAGACAATATGATTGCTTTAACCAAGCAGTTTAAACTTTCTGATAAACCAGTATACGTTCAATATTGCCCAATGGCGGACGGAAGCTGGCTAAGCGATGAAAAACAGATCGTTAATCCCTATTACGGAAAGTCTATGCTTTCATGTGGAAGTGTAAAGTCGGAAATTAAATAA